In Nonomuraea sp. NBC_00507, the following are encoded in one genomic region:
- the folK gene encoding 2-amino-4-hydroxy-6-hydroxymethyldihydropteridine diphosphokinase, with protein sequence MKAVLALGSNLGNRFQILQGAVDVLFDAPDLEFVRASPVYETDPVGGPPGQDPYLNAVVIAETILEPHALLERALSVENAFGRERAERWGPRTLDVDLIVVGDLVFDDPDLTLPHPRAHERAFVLAPWADVDPQGTVPGHGRVCDLLEGLDKQGVRLRSDLTLQRPD encoded by the coding sequence ATGAAGGCCGTCCTCGCGCTGGGCAGCAACCTGGGCAACAGGTTCCAGATCTTGCAGGGCGCTGTGGACGTCCTGTTCGACGCCCCTGACCTGGAGTTCGTCAGGGCGTCGCCGGTTTACGAGACCGACCCGGTCGGCGGCCCTCCTGGCCAGGATCCCTACCTCAACGCCGTCGTGATCGCTGAGACCATTCTGGAGCCGCACGCGCTCCTGGAGCGGGCGCTCAGCGTGGAAAACGCCTTCGGGCGCGAGCGCGCGGAGCGCTGGGGACCGCGCACGCTCGACGTGGATTTGATCGTCGTAGGCGATCTCGTCTTCGACGACCCCGACCTGACGTTGCCGCATCCGCGCGCCCACGAGCGCGCGTTCGTGCTCGCCCCCTGGGCGGATGTGGATCCGCAGGGCACGGTGCCCGGCCACGGCCGAGTGTGCGACCTGCTGGAAGGGCTCGACAAGCAGGGCGTACGCCTGCGCTCCGACCTCACGCTGCAGAGGCCGGATTGA
- the dacB gene encoding D-alanyl-D-alanine carboxypeptidase/D-alanyl-D-alanine endopeptidase → MARHDRWVMLATLAVLQALTIVTGVYAMTTDFSLGALTRQTSPTEPTASPQEGSPPPVPVVTAGPVLAQLSAKSGDGPLPTKGTLTRQLTSALGDDALGDRVGAVVLDATTGEQVFASNADTPITPASTTKIVTCVAALASLGPDTRLSTRVVQGAKPGAIVLVGGGDPLLAGPSAKPSYPKQASLATLAARTAATLKSQNIKKVTLTYDTSLFTGPSTASGWKPGYIPEGNVAPVYALAMDEGRRHPRYNTPRVPDPPAYAATAFARLLAKQGISVSKSVRPGKAPAGAAELGKVDSAPVYALVEHALTHSDNDLSEALARQVAIKEGQQASFAGGAKAVTAVLQRLGVTKGVSLADGSGLSTHNRISPGALAKLIALAGSADHPGLHAIASGMPIAGFSGTLGNGRRFTSGDSKGEVGLVRAKTGTLNHVNTLAGLATTKDGRLVTFAFMADRVPVNAEPVLDRLAAIVARS, encoded by the coding sequence GTGGCGCGGCACGACCGGTGGGTGATGCTGGCCACTCTCGCCGTGCTCCAGGCCCTGACGATCGTCACCGGTGTTTACGCGATGACCACCGACTTCAGCCTGGGCGCGCTGACGAGGCAGACTTCACCGACCGAACCGACGGCGTCCCCGCAGGAAGGGTCTCCTCCGCCCGTCCCCGTGGTCACCGCGGGACCTGTGCTGGCCCAGCTTTCGGCGAAGTCAGGAGACGGACCTCTCCCGACTAAGGGTACTTTGACGCGGCAGCTCACCAGCGCCCTGGGTGACGATGCGCTCGGCGACCGGGTCGGCGCCGTCGTGCTCGACGCGACCACCGGCGAGCAGGTCTTCGCCTCCAACGCCGACACGCCCATCACTCCCGCCTCCACCACGAAGATCGTCACGTGCGTGGCCGCGCTCGCCTCGCTCGGCCCCGACACCCGCCTGTCCACCAGGGTCGTCCAGGGCGCCAAGCCGGGCGCGATCGTCCTCGTCGGCGGCGGCGACCCGCTGCTCGCGGGCCCCTCGGCGAAGCCGTCGTACCCGAAGCAGGCGAGCCTCGCCACGCTGGCCGCCCGCACCGCCGCGACCCTCAAATCCCAGAACATCAAGAAGGTCACCCTCACCTACGACACGTCGTTGTTCACCGGCCCCTCCACCGCTTCCGGCTGGAAGCCCGGCTACATCCCCGAAGGCAACGTGGCACCGGTCTACGCGCTCGCCATGGACGAGGGCCGCCGGCACCCGCGCTACAACACACCCCGCGTCCCCGACCCGCCGGCCTACGCCGCCACGGCCTTCGCCCGGCTCCTCGCCAAGCAGGGCATCTCCGTGTCGAAGTCCGTACGCCCGGGCAAGGCCCCCGCCGGCGCCGCCGAGCTGGGCAAGGTCGACTCCGCGCCCGTCTACGCCCTGGTCGAGCACGCGCTCACGCACAGCGACAACGACCTGTCCGAAGCCCTGGCCAGGCAGGTCGCGATCAAGGAAGGCCAGCAGGCGTCGTTCGCGGGCGGCGCCAAGGCCGTGACCGCCGTGCTCCAGCGGCTCGGCGTGACCAAGGGCGTCTCGCTCGCCGACGGCAGCGGCCTGTCCACCCACAACCGCATCAGCCCCGGCGCTCTGGCCAAGCTCATCGCCCTGGCCGGCTCCGCGGACCACCCCGGCCTGCACGCCATCGCCTCCGGCATGCCGATCGCGGGCTTCTCCGGCACGCTCGGCAACGGCCGCCGCTTCACCTCCGGCGACAGCAAGGGCGAGGTGGGCCTGGTCCGCGCCAAGACCGGCACGCTCAACCACGTCAACACGCTGGCGGGACTGGCCACGACCAAGGACGGGCGGCTGGTCACGTTCGCGTTCATGGCGGATCGCGTGCCGGTGAACGCCGAGCCCGTGCTCGACCGGCTCGCCGCCATCGTCGCTCGCTCGTAG
- the tilS gene encoding tRNA lysidine(34) synthetase TilS, whose protein sequence is MAPVGPHPAVADIRRAVREALTDLPHETLVLAACSGGADSLALAAALGFVAPRMGVRAGLLTVDHQLQPGSAERARQVVEQAVRLDLHPAEVLTVTVGAEGGPEAAAREARYAALAEAADRLQAAAVLLGHTRDDQAETVLLGLARGSGLRSLSGMAAQAGRYRRPFLDLPRATTVAACRALGLNPWDDPHNEDPRYTRVRVRRRVLPVLEEELGPGVAEALARTARLAREDADALDGWAESAYQDCALSDIDGTITLAVKELEKLPDAVRRRVLRRAAIAAGAPSGALSATHVLAVDRLVTRWRGQKAADLPGGLSASRRYGTLILAISPHA, encoded by the coding sequence ATGGCACCCGTGGGTCCACATCCAGCCGTAGCCGACATCCGCAGGGCCGTGCGGGAGGCGCTGACCGATCTCCCGCACGAAACCCTGGTCCTGGCGGCATGCAGTGGCGGCGCCGACTCCCTGGCGCTGGCCGCGGCCCTGGGCTTTGTCGCGCCGCGGATGGGGGTGCGGGCCGGCCTCCTGACCGTGGATCACCAGCTCCAACCCGGTTCCGCCGAGCGGGCGCGGCAGGTCGTCGAGCAGGCCGTACGACTGGACCTGCACCCCGCTGAAGTGCTCACCGTCACGGTCGGAGCCGAGGGAGGCCCCGAGGCGGCGGCCAGGGAGGCCCGATACGCGGCGCTCGCCGAAGCGGCCGACCGGCTCCAGGCCGCGGCCGTCCTTCTCGGCCACACCAGGGACGATCAGGCGGAGACGGTGCTCCTGGGACTGGCCAGGGGCAGCGGATTGCGGTCACTGTCCGGCATGGCCGCCCAAGCCGGCCGATACCGCCGCCCGTTCCTCGACCTCCCCAGGGCCACCACCGTTGCCGCCTGCCGGGCCCTGGGCCTCAACCCGTGGGACGATCCTCACAATGAGGATCCCCGGTACACACGGGTCCGCGTCAGGAGAAGGGTGCTCCCCGTTCTGGAGGAGGAGCTGGGCCCCGGGGTGGCCGAGGCGCTCGCCAGGACCGCGCGGCTGGCGCGCGAGGACGCCGACGCCCTTGACGGATGGGCCGAATCGGCGTATCAGGATTGCGCTCTTAGCGATATCGACGGGACCATCACGCTCGCCGTCAAGGAATTGGAGAAGTTGCCCGACGCCGTCAGGCGGAGGGTGTTGCGGCGCGCGGCCATCGCCGCCGGAGCCCCATCCGGCGCCCTTTCCGCCACGCATGTGCTGGCCGTGGATCGGCTGGTCACGCGGTGGCGCGGGCAGAAGGCCGCGGACCTGCCCGGGGGTCTGTCCGCGAGCCGGCGGTATGGCACCCTGATACTCGCCATCAGTCCCCACGCGTAA
- the hpt gene encoding hypoxanthine phosphoribosyltransferase — MDAADMGNDLEKVLIPQEELQSKIIELAGRIDEDYAGKDVLLVGVLKGAVMVMADLARALHVPVQMDWMAVSSYGAGTKSSGVVRVLKDLDTDIMNRHVLIVEDIIDSGLTLHWLLENLKSRNPASLEICTALRKPDAVKVPIEVKYVGFDIPNEFVIGYGLDYAERYRNLPFIGTLAPHVYK; from the coding sequence GTGGACGCTGCCGACATGGGCAATGACCTGGAGAAGGTCCTCATCCCGCAGGAGGAGCTCCAGTCCAAGATCATAGAGCTCGCTGGGCGGATCGACGAGGACTACGCGGGCAAGGACGTGTTGCTCGTGGGCGTGTTGAAGGGCGCCGTCATGGTGATGGCCGACCTGGCCAGGGCCCTGCACGTGCCGGTGCAGATGGACTGGATGGCGGTGTCGTCATACGGCGCCGGCACCAAGTCGTCCGGTGTCGTACGCGTGCTGAAAGACCTCGACACCGACATCATGAACCGCCACGTGCTGATCGTGGAGGACATCATCGACTCCGGCCTGACGCTGCACTGGCTGCTGGAAAACCTCAAATCCCGCAACCCGGCGAGCCTGGAGATCTGCACCGCGCTGCGTAAGCCGGACGCGGTGAAGGTGCCGATCGAGGTGAAATACGTCGGGTTCGACATTCCCAACGAGTTCGTCATCGGTTATGGCCTCGACTACGCGGAGCGATACCGGAACCTTCCGTTCATCGGGACGCTCGCGCCGCACGTTTATAAGTAG
- a CDS encoding inorganic diphosphatase: MEFDVVVEIPKGQRNKYEVDHETGKIRLDRLLFTSTQYPADYGFIEHTLGEDGDPLDALVLLQEPTFPGCYITCRAVGMFRMTDEKGGDDKVLCVPSTDPRMHHIQDIHHVSEFDRLEIQHFFEVYKDLEPGKSVEGANWVGRTEAEAEIERSFQRAKDAGHHH; this comes from the coding sequence GTGGAGTTCGACGTTGTCGTTGAGATTCCCAAGGGGCAACGGAACAAGTACGAAGTGGACCACGAGACCGGGAAGATCAGGCTTGACCGGCTCCTGTTCACCTCCACGCAGTACCCCGCCGACTACGGCTTCATCGAGCACACCCTCGGCGAGGACGGCGACCCGCTCGACGCGCTGGTGCTGTTGCAGGAGCCGACGTTCCCGGGCTGCTACATCACGTGCCGGGCGGTGGGCATGTTCCGGATGACCGACGAGAAGGGCGGCGACGACAAGGTCCTGTGCGTGCCGTCCACCGACCCGCGGATGCATCACATCCAGGACATCCACCACGTGTCGGAGTTCGACCGACTGGAGATCCAGCACTTCTTCGAGGTCTACAAGGACCTGGAGCCCGGCAAGTCCGTCGAGGGCGCCAACTGGGTGGGCCGCACCGAGGCCGAGGCCGAGATCGAGCGCTCCTTCCAGCGCGCCAAGGACGCCGGCCACCATCACTGA
- a CDS encoding zinc-dependent metalloprotease — MQVIDWDLAVTTGTRLVRPGPLVSREEARQAVTELRTLSREAEGHVREFTKIHTETAPQPATIVDRPGWIRANVEGFRVVLEPLTQRMGNSSNPPPAIVTAVGSRITGVEVGAVMAFLASRVLGQYELFLPPDPTGQEPTGRLTLVAPNIVHAEREMGVDPHDFRLWVCLHEETHRVQFTGVPWLREYVRSQMTEFLLASDLDLPTLLERLRNAADTVADVVRGGEGNLIDAIQSPGQKEILDRLTAVMTLVEGHGDYVMDAVGPSVVPSVADIRAKFAHRREGGSRLDKTVRRLLGIEVKMKQYAEGSAFVRSVVGRVGMDGFNKVWTSPESLPTTPEIADPDAWINRVIGTPALPA, encoded by the coding sequence ATGCAGGTGATCGACTGGGATCTGGCCGTCACGACCGGCACGCGTCTGGTGCGCCCCGGTCCTCTAGTGAGCCGGGAGGAGGCCAGGCAGGCCGTCACCGAGCTCCGCACGCTTTCACGTGAGGCCGAGGGCCACGTGCGCGAGTTCACGAAGATCCACACGGAGACCGCGCCGCAGCCCGCGACCATCGTGGACAGGCCCGGCTGGATCAGGGCGAATGTCGAGGGCTTCCGCGTGGTGCTCGAGCCCCTGACGCAGCGCATGGGCAACAGCTCCAACCCGCCCCCGGCCATCGTCACCGCGGTGGGCTCGCGCATCACAGGCGTCGAGGTCGGGGCCGTGATGGCCTTCCTCGCCTCGCGGGTCCTGGGCCAGTACGAGCTGTTCCTCCCGCCCGACCCCACCGGCCAGGAGCCCACGGGCCGCCTGACGCTGGTCGCCCCCAACATCGTCCACGCCGAGCGCGAGATGGGCGTCGACCCGCACGACTTCCGCCTCTGGGTGTGCCTCCACGAGGAGACCCACCGCGTGCAGTTCACCGGCGTGCCGTGGCTGCGCGAATACGTGCGCTCGCAGATGACCGAGTTCCTGCTCGCCTCCGACCTGGACCTGCCCACGCTGCTCGAACGCCTGCGCAACGCCGCCGACACGGTGGCCGACGTGGTGCGCGGCGGCGAGGGCAACCTGATCGACGCCATCCAGTCGCCGGGCCAGAAGGAGATCCTCGACCGCCTGACCGCCGTGATGACGCTGGTGGAAGGGCACGGCGACTATGTGATGGACGCCGTGGGCCCGTCCGTGGTGCCGTCGGTGGCCGACATCCGCGCCAAGTTCGCCCACCGCCGCGAGGGCGGCTCCCGCCTGGACAAGACGGTGCGGCGGCTGCTGGGGATCGAGGTCAAGATGAAGCAGTATGCGGAGGGGTCGGCGTTCGTGCGGTCGGTCGTCGGCCGGGTGGGGATGGACGGTTTCAACAAGGTGTGGACGTCGCCGGAATCCCTGCCGACTACTCCCGAAATCGCCGACCCCGACGCCTGGATCAACCGCGTCATCGGCACCCCGGCTCTCCCCGCCTGA
- the folE gene encoding GTP cyclohydrolase I FolE: MTQHDVDLGRIEKAVREILYAIGEDPDRDGLLETPARVARAMAEQYSGLGQTPEDVLTKVFDVDHDEMILVKDIEVYSTCEHHLVPFHGLAHVGYIPNEKGQVTGLSKLARLVDVYARRPQVQERMTSQIADALMRVLEPRGVIVVVEAEHLCMTMRGVRKPGARTVTSAVRGDFRTSDKTRAEAMALILGR; this comes from the coding sequence GTGACACAGCACGATGTTGACCTGGGCAGGATCGAGAAGGCCGTCCGCGAGATCCTCTACGCCATAGGCGAGGATCCCGACCGCGACGGTCTCCTCGAGACGCCTGCCCGGGTCGCCCGGGCCATGGCCGAGCAATATTCAGGGCTCGGCCAGACGCCGGAAGACGTGCTGACCAAGGTGTTCGACGTCGATCACGACGAGATGATCCTGGTGAAGGACATCGAGGTCTATTCGACCTGCGAACATCATCTGGTGCCCTTCCACGGGTTGGCCCACGTGGGCTATATCCCTAATGAGAAGGGGCAGGTCACGGGTCTTTCCAAGCTCGCCAGGCTGGTCGATGTCTATGCCCGCCGCCCCCAGGTCCAGGAGCGCATGACCTCCCAGATCGCCGACGCGCTGATGCGGGTCCTGGAGCCGCGCGGGGTGATCGTGGTCGTCGAGGCCGAGCATTTGTGCATGACCATGCGTGGCGTACGCAAGCCAGGCGCCAGGACCGTCACCTCGGCGGTCCGCGGGGACTTTCGCACCAGCGACAAGACCCGTGCCGAGGCGATGGCACTCATCCTCGGCAGGTAA
- the ftsH gene encoding ATP-dependent zinc metalloprotease FtsH, whose product MDLKRFTRGPLLWILGIVVLLLLVTQLWSGGGNFKQADTSLVLQQIRAGNVSNAKIVDKDNRIEVTLHNAVTVRAGDQPTKLIQSDWVTGYGSKLTDELQAQVQAGKTKSFTTEVPSENILVSLLVSFLPIVIIVLLFLFIMNQMQGGGSRVMNFGKSKAKLITKDTPKTTFADVAGADEAIEELQEIKEFLQAPAKFQAIGAKIPKGVLLYGPPGTGKTLLARAVAGEAGVPFYSISGSDFVEMFVGVGASRVRDLFEQAKANAPAIIFIDEIDAVGRHRGAGLGGGHDEREQTLNQLLVEMDGFDVKGGVILIAATNRPDILDPALLRPGRFDRQVTVDRPDLEGRKGILKVHGRGKPFAPNVDLDVIARRTPGFTGADLANVINEAALLTARADQKLITMDVLEESIDRVMAGPERKSRVMSDKEKKMIAYHEGGHALVAHALPNSDPVHKITILSRGRALGYTMTLPMEDKFLATRSEMMDQLAMLLGGRAAEELVFHEPTTGASNDIEKATAVARRMVVEYGMSEQLGARKFGSGNAEVFLGREMGHERDYSEKIASTIDEEVRRMIETAHDQAWDILVEYRDVLDNLVLELMEKETLSREMVLEIFSPVVVKEHRPSYAGYGKRLPSDRPPILTPKEKQSANGSLTAGHQDALPSGDSL is encoded by the coding sequence ATGGATCTCAAGCGATTTACACGTGGGCCACTGCTGTGGATCCTGGGCATCGTCGTGCTGCTCCTGCTCGTCACCCAGCTGTGGAGTGGCGGCGGTAATTTCAAGCAGGCCGACACGTCCTTGGTTCTCCAGCAGATTCGCGCCGGGAACGTCAGCAACGCCAAGATTGTCGACAAAGACAACCGCATCGAGGTGACGCTGCACAACGCGGTCACGGTCAGGGCGGGCGATCAGCCGACGAAGCTGATCCAGTCGGACTGGGTGACGGGTTACGGCAGCAAGCTGACCGATGAGCTGCAGGCCCAGGTCCAGGCGGGCAAGACCAAGAGCTTCACCACCGAGGTGCCCTCGGAGAACATCCTGGTGAGCCTCCTGGTGAGCTTCTTGCCGATCGTCATCATCGTGCTGCTGTTCCTGTTCATCATGAACCAGATGCAGGGCGGCGGCTCGCGGGTGATGAACTTCGGCAAGTCCAAGGCCAAGCTCATCACCAAAGACACCCCCAAGACCACGTTCGCCGACGTCGCGGGGGCCGACGAGGCCATCGAGGAGCTCCAGGAGATCAAGGAGTTCCTGCAGGCCCCGGCCAAGTTCCAGGCGATCGGCGCCAAGATCCCCAAGGGCGTGCTGCTCTACGGCCCGCCCGGCACCGGCAAGACCCTGCTGGCCCGCGCCGTCGCGGGCGAGGCGGGCGTGCCGTTCTACTCGATCTCCGGTTCGGACTTCGTCGAGATGTTCGTCGGTGTCGGCGCCTCGCGGGTGCGTGACCTGTTCGAGCAGGCGAAGGCCAACGCTCCGGCGATCATCTTCATCGACGAGATCGACGCCGTCGGCCGCCACCGCGGCGCCGGCCTGGGCGGCGGTCACGACGAGCGCGAGCAGACGCTCAACCAGCTGCTCGTCGAGATGGACGGCTTCGACGTCAAGGGCGGCGTGATCCTCATCGCCGCGACCAACCGGCCCGACATCCTGGACCCGGCGCTGCTGCGCCCGGGCCGTTTCGACCGCCAGGTCACCGTCGACCGCCCCGACCTCGAGGGCCGCAAGGGCATCCTCAAGGTCCACGGCCGCGGCAAGCCGTTCGCGCCCAACGTCGACCTCGACGTCATCGCGCGCCGGACGCCCGGGTTCACCGGCGCCGACCTGGCCAACGTGATCAATGAGGCCGCCCTGCTCACCGCGCGGGCCGACCAGAAGCTGATCACGATGGACGTCCTCGAGGAGTCGATCGACCGCGTCATGGCAGGGCCCGAGCGCAAGTCGCGGGTCATGTCGGACAAGGAAAAGAAGATGATCGCCTACCACGAGGGCGGTCACGCGCTGGTGGCGCACGCGCTGCCCAACTCCGACCCGGTCCACAAGATCACGATCCTGTCCCGCGGCCGCGCCCTCGGTTACACGATGACGCTGCCGATGGAGGACAAGTTCCTGGCCACCAGGTCGGAGATGATGGACCAGCTCGCGATGTTGCTCGGTGGCCGTGCGGCCGAGGAGCTCGTCTTCCACGAGCCGACCACTGGCGCCTCCAACGACATCGAGAAGGCCACGGCCGTCGCCCGCCGCATGGTGGTCGAATACGGCATGAGCGAGCAGCTCGGCGCCCGCAAGTTCGGCAGCGGCAACGCCGAGGTGTTCCTGGGCCGCGAGATGGGCCACGAGCGCGACTACTCCGAGAAGATCGCTTCCACGATCGACGAGGAAGTCCGCCGGATGATCGAGACGGCGCACGACCAGGCGTGGGACATCCTGGTCGAATACCGCGACGTGCTCGACAACCTGGTGCTCGAGCTCATGGAGAAGGAGACCCTCTCCCGCGAGATGGTGCTCGAGATCTTCTCGCCGGTGGTCGTCAAGGAGCACCGCCCGTCCTACGCGGGTTACGGCAAGCGGCTCCCCTCGGACCGCCCGCCGATCCTGACCCCGAAGGAGAAGCAGTCGGCCAACGGCTCCCTCACCGCGGGCCACCAGGACGCGTTGCCCTCCGGCGACTCCTTGTGA
- the folB gene encoding dihydroneopterin aldolase: protein MSADRIALKGLRARGRHGVLAAERELGQEFVVDATLFLDTAPAAAGDDLTKTVHYGELAEALVGVVEGEPVELIETLAQRLAEVCLASELVHKVEVSVHKPAAPIPLPFDDVIVTIERSRA from the coding sequence TTGAGCGCTGATCGCATCGCTCTCAAGGGCCTGCGGGCCAGGGGGAGGCACGGCGTGCTCGCTGCCGAGCGGGAGCTCGGCCAGGAGTTCGTGGTCGACGCGACGCTGTTCCTCGACACCGCTCCGGCCGCGGCCGGCGATGACCTGACCAAGACCGTCCATTACGGCGAGCTGGCCGAGGCCCTGGTCGGGGTCGTGGAGGGCGAACCGGTCGAGCTGATCGAGACGCTCGCGCAGCGCCTGGCCGAGGTGTGCCTGGCCAGCGAGCTGGTGCACAAGGTCGAGGTCAGCGTGCACAAGCCGGCGGCGCCGATCCCGCTGCCGTTCGACGATGTGATCGTGACGATCGAGCGGAGCCGGGCATGA
- a CDS encoding DUF3180 domain-containing protein yields the protein MRPTHPGRLVGILVVVALLTWVAVRQFYSDLPLLPWTAIPTVLLLAIGEGYSAWVTKARIARKPGTKPVEPLAVARLAALAKASAYAGAVFGGLFAGFALYTVQILDRETPRSEFFIATGSLVACVVLVCAALYLEHSCRTPKDPQDSQTPE from the coding sequence TTGAGGCCCACACACCCCGGCCGGCTGGTCGGCATCCTCGTGGTCGTCGCCCTGCTCACCTGGGTGGCGGTCCGGCAGTTCTACTCCGACCTGCCGCTCCTGCCGTGGACGGCGATCCCGACGGTGTTGCTGCTGGCCATCGGCGAGGGCTACAGCGCCTGGGTCACCAAGGCGCGCATCGCCAGGAAGCCGGGCACCAAGCCGGTGGAGCCGCTGGCGGTGGCCAGGCTGGCCGCGCTGGCCAAGGCGTCGGCGTACGCGGGGGCGGTGTTCGGCGGGCTGTTCGCCGGGTTCGCGCTCTACACGGTGCAGATCCTGGACCGTGAGACGCCGCGTTCGGAGTTCTTCATCGCAACGGGTTCGCTCGTGGCCTGCGTGGTGCTGGTCTGCGCGGCGCTCTATCTGGAGCACTCCTGCCGCACCCCGAAGGATCCGCAGGACAGTCAGACACCGGAGTAG
- the folP gene encoding dihydropteroate synthase produces the protein MTSVPINAPDGAERCLVMGVVNVTPDSFSDGGLWFDEAAAIQHGFELVEEGADIIDVGGESTRPGAARVSLEEELARVVPVISALAAEGVQVSVDTMRAEVAKAAVEAGARLVNDVSGGLADPEMPRVVAATGVPYVVMHWRGHSHDMETRAVYTDVVTEVREELSKRVDLVLAEGVSQEQIVLDPGLGFAKNAEHNWAVLAGIPHLAELGYPLLIGASRKRFLGRLLAAPDGTPRPFSRSDDATLAVTALAAHAGAWCVRVHEVGPNADAVRVAAAWRRAGAGT, from the coding sequence ATGACTAGCGTGCCCATCAACGCGCCGGATGGTGCGGAGCGGTGCCTCGTCATGGGTGTGGTCAATGTGACCCCCGACTCCTTCTCCGACGGCGGGTTGTGGTTCGACGAGGCGGCCGCCATCCAGCACGGCTTCGAGCTGGTCGAGGAGGGGGCCGACATCATCGACGTGGGCGGTGAGTCCACGCGTCCGGGGGCGGCCAGGGTGTCGCTGGAAGAGGAGCTGGCCAGGGTCGTCCCGGTGATCAGCGCGCTGGCCGCCGAGGGTGTTCAGGTCAGCGTCGACACGATGCGCGCGGAGGTCGCCAAAGCCGCCGTTGAGGCGGGCGCGCGGCTCGTCAACGACGTGAGCGGCGGCCTGGCCGACCCGGAGATGCCGCGCGTGGTGGCGGCGACCGGTGTCCCCTACGTGGTGATGCACTGGCGCGGCCACAGTCATGACATGGAGACCAGGGCCGTCTACACGGACGTGGTCACCGAGGTGCGCGAGGAGCTGAGCAAGCGGGTGGACCTGGTGCTGGCCGAGGGGGTGTCGCAGGAGCAGATCGTGCTCGACCCCGGCCTCGGCTTCGCCAAGAACGCCGAGCACAATTGGGCGGTGCTGGCCGGCATCCCGCACTTGGCCGAGCTGGGATATCCGCTGCTCATCGGCGCGTCACGCAAACGGTTCCTTGGGCGGCTGCTGGCCGCACCCGACGGCACACCCCGGCCGTTCAGCCGCAGCGACGACGCCACACTGGCCGTGACCGCGCTGGCCGCGCACGCAGGCGCCTGGTGTGTCCGTGTGCACGAGGTCGGCCCCAACGCCGACGCCGTGCGCGTGGCAGCCGCATGGAGGAGAGCGGGAGCAGGCACATGA
- a CDS encoding nuclear transport factor 2 family protein, with protein MSVDTAAIETVNQEFYTAIESGDLDKMTDIWAEDTADEQVSCVHPGWTLLSGRQEVLRSWALIMANTTYIQFVLTDVNTTVLGDVAVLTCVENILTAGDEGESSFAAGKVVASNVYVRTSQGWRLWMHHGSPVLQGDEDEEEEGELER; from the coding sequence ATGAGCGTGGACACGGCCGCGATCGAGACGGTCAACCAGGAGTTCTACACCGCGATCGAGAGCGGCGATCTCGACAAGATGACCGACATCTGGGCGGAGGACACGGCCGACGAGCAGGTGAGCTGCGTGCACCCCGGCTGGACGCTGCTGTCCGGCCGGCAGGAGGTGCTGCGGTCGTGGGCGCTGATCATGGCGAACACCACCTACATCCAGTTCGTGCTGACCGACGTCAACACGACGGTGCTGGGCGACGTCGCCGTGCTCACCTGTGTGGAAAACATCTTGACGGCCGGCGATGAGGGCGAGTCGAGTTTCGCCGCAGGCAAGGTGGTGGCCAGCAACGTCTACGTCCGCACCTCGCAGGGCTGGCGGCTGTGGATGCACCACGGCTCGCCGGTGCTCCAGGGAGATGAGGACGAGGAGGAGGAAGGCGAGCTTGAGCGCTGA